In Nitrospirota bacterium, the genomic window TAAGACTCCTCACTGAGAAGGAGATGTCGGCTTTAGTGCCATTGAGGTACGCTGATTCCCACAAGGGATCAAACGGACACGCACTTGTCATTGCCGGCTCCATAGGCAAAGGCGGGGCAGCAGCAATGACAGCGTTATCATGCATGCGGACAGGAGCAGGGCTTCTGACTCTTGCCGTGCCTGAAAGTGTTCAACCCATAATTGCCGGCAAACTAACTGAGGTAATGACCCATCCCCTTTCCGAAACAAGTGAACATACCATCGCCGCATCTTCAACCGGCGAGATCATTGCGCTCGCAGGGGACAAGGATGCAGTTGCAATCGGACCTGGTCTTACGACAAACAAAGAGACTGTATCAATTGTAAAAAAACTCGTAAGAGAGGTCACAGCCCCGCTGGTGATAGATGCAGATGCAATAAACGCGCTTGCTGATTCACCCGGACTGCTCAGGGACAGAAGGTCTGCCACCATACTGACCCCACATCCCGGAGAGATGGGCAGGCTGACCGGCAAAAGCGCATCAGAAATTCAAACGGACCGCATAGGCGCTGCCAGCGGTTTTGCCACTGAGTATGGCGTCTGCCTTGTTCTAAAGGGGGCTAATACTGTAATTGCCGAACCATCCGGTTTAGTGCATATATCCCCTACCGGCAATCCCGGGATGGCAACCGGCGGCACCGGGGATGCATTGACAGGAATAATCACAGGCCTCATCGCACAGGGGCTTACACCTGCAGATGCGGCCAGGCTTGGCGTATACATCCACGGGCTTGCAGGAGACCTGGCAGCAAAGGAAAAAGGGATGATCGGCATGATTGCCGGCGACCTGATTGAACGCATACCAGCAGCAATAAGACAGGTAGCAGACAGGAGATAAAGATTCAACTCAGCCCAACAAGAATGTAATAAATGGATAAGGAGAATACATGGCAACAGCCAAAGATATCATGACCAGAGAGGTCATCACAGTCACAACTGATGTAACAATTGAAGGTCTTGCCAGGATCTTTACAAGGCATGACATCAGCGGTGCGGCAGTGGTAGATAAAGAGGGCCAGCTTATAGGCATTGTTACAGAAAATGACCTTATAAAAATGGAGCAAAAGCTCCATATCCCCACAGTAATCAACATCTTTGACGCAGTAATATATCTCGGCAGCTCAAAGAAATTCGAGGAAGACATCAAGAGGATGGCGGCAACAAAGGTAGAGGATATCTTCAGAAGAGATGTAGTTACGATAACAGAAAGCTCAACTATTGAAGAAATAGCAACCATCATGAGCGAAAAAAATATTCACCACCTCCCGGTGGTCAAGAAGGGAAAGCTTGTCGGGATAGTGGGAAAGAAGGATATTGTTAAGGCAATCGCAAAACGTTAAAGAAACGATAGCCATTGGGGAGAGATTGGGCAGGCTCCTGTCACCAGGCGATGTGATATGCCTGACAGGCGAACTTGGGGCAGGCAAGACCTGTTTTGTGAAAGGCATTGCAGAGGGACTTGGGATAAAAGGAAAGGCCATTACAAGCCCTACCTTCATTATCATTAATGAATATAAAGGAAAGGTCCCTCTCTGGCACATTGACCTCTACAGAATAGGAGTCGTCGAGGATTTAAGAGACATCGGGATGGAAGAAATCGTGTATGGCAATGGGGTAACGGCGATTGAATGGGCAGAAAGGATAAAGGACAGACTGCCGGAGGAGAGGATGGATATAACGTTGAAGTGGGTGGATGAGGAGACACGCTCTATAAAAATAGAGGCGTTTGGACAGCACCATAAAGAGGTATTGAAGAAATTGTCAAAGGTTACGGAAATATAAATGGCTTATCGCAGCGAATTTCTTGAGACAATAAAAGATGTGAGGGAATACCTGCTTTCGTTGAAGGAGACAGGTGTGGAAGAGATGGAGACTGAAATCCCCCTTAGTCCCCCTTTTTCAAAGGGGGAAATTAATGCTCACGTGTCAGTAAATCTTCCCCCTTTAGTAAAGGGGGGACAGGGTGGATTTGAGCGAAGATATTCATATGTAAAACCAGGCCACAAACCTGAGCAGCTTCAGGCACTCCGTGATAAGATCGGAGACTGCAAGCGGTGTAAGCTTTGGAGCAGCCGGACCAACATAGTCTTCGGAACCGGCAACCCTGATACATCCCTGATGTTCGTCGGCGAGGGGCCAGGCCAGGAAGAAGACAGGCAGGGTGAACCATTTGTCGGAAGGGCTGGAGAATTGCTGACAAGGATGATAACGGCCATGGGTCTCAAACGTGATGACGTATATATAGCAAATGTGATAAAATGCAGGCCTCCTGGCAACAGGAATCCGGAACCTGATGAGATTGCTGCCTGCAGGCCATTTCTGAATGAACAGATAGAAATAATCAGGCCTGACATCATATGCGCCCTCGGCGCCTTTGCGGCACATACCCTGCTTGACACTGCAACAAGGATCAGTGATTTGAGGGGGAAGGTTCACGATAAAGGCGGGCATAAGATTGTGGCGACATTCCATCCTGCTTACTTATTGAGAAATCCGAATGAAAAGGGGCGGGCGTGGCAGGACTTGCAGATTGTAATGCGGGAGCTGGGGCTTGAAAGGAACATGTAAGGTATCATGAAAACGTCATTCCCGCGGAAGCGGGAATCCAGACCGATGGCATGATTCTGGATTCCCACTTACGTGGGAATGACGGGGTGAAAAATCCTGCGGGGACAGGGTCCGTGGGAATGACGGGTACATAGGAGCATTTTCGAGTGAAGCAGATATGGGCGCCGTGGAGACTTACTTACATACTGGAAGGAAATAGAGAGGAGTGTATCTTCTGCGCAAAGCCAAAGGAAGAAAAAGACAGGGACAACCTTATCCTGTTCAGGGGAAGGCACTCATTTGTTATAATGAATCTCTACCCGTATGGCAATGGACATCTTATGGTAGTTCCCTACGAACATGCACGGGAATTGAACGGGCTGTCAGAAGACACCCTGCTTGACCTGATGCTCCTGACAAGGAAGTCTGAGGGCATCCTCAGAAATGTATTTCAGGCGCAGGGATTTAACATAGGCATAAACCTTGGCAAGGCAGCCGGCGCAGGCATAGATGAACATCTTCATATTCACATAGTGCCGAGATGGGCAGGAGACACCAACTTCATGCCGGTGCTCGCTGACATAAAGATTATACCTCAGCACATTTTTGCGACCTATGACCTGCTTATGCCATTTTTCCGGGAACAAGGCTGATAAGGCACGGTTAACACCTTAAGCGCCGCGGCTCACTGTGAGCCAGAAGGGATAAAGTAAATGCTGCGACTTATTTTTGCCCTCATTATTGTAATCATATTTGCCATTATGGCAATAACCAACACAGAGTTGGTTCAGATCAACTACATCCTCGGCTCAACTTCTCCCCTGCCCCTCTATCTCGTGCTTATAATAAGTTTTCTTGCCAGCGGATGCCTGTACACTTTGATCCTGCTGCCATCATGGATCCACGACAAGATGGAAATCAGGCGCCTCAGGCGTAGACTGAAAGATCTCGAAGAAACAAGAGGCTGATGGAATCGGCATATGACAAATCAGGATCATTTAACCCCTCTGTTACGTCAGTACCAAAGTATAAAACAGCAACACACTGATGCAATATTATTCTTCAGGATGGGCGATTTCTATGAGATGTTCTTTGATGATGCCGTCACTGCATCAAAGATCCTTGAAATAGCGCTCACTACACGGGACAAACGGAATGAAAACCCCATCCCTATGTGCGGCATACCGTACCATTCAGTTGACTCATACCTGCCTAAACTTATAAAGGCAGGACACAGGGTGGCAATCTGCGAACAGGTGGAAGACCCTGCAACAGCAAAGGGGATAGTACGGCGTGAGGTAATAAGGGTTGTCAGTCCCGGAACAGTGCTTGACGGAAACCTCCTTGATTCAAAGGAGAATAATTATATCGCTTCTGTTTATCCCGGGAAGGACATATCTGGTCTGGCATTCGTTGACATTTCGACAGGAGATTTCCACGTTGCAGAGATCAGGGCACCCTTTACATTTGACGACGAATTATCCCGCATATCACCTAAAGAATTAATTATACCACAAGGTGTGGATAGCTCACTTTTTCCAAACACCAGTCAACTGCAAACATTATGCATCAACACCTGCCCTCAAGAGATGTTTGAATCAGGCAGGGCTTTATCAATATTCGATGAACATACCAGGTGGAAACAGACCGGTATGGAAGATATTGATGCATCGAGTCCTGTAATAAATGCAGCAGGCGGCCTCCTTGGCTACCTTGCTGAAACCCAGAAGACCTCTCTCAGGAATATCAACAGCGTCAATGTCTGGAAGCGCGATCGGCATATGATAGTAGACGAACATGTTCAGCGGACGCTCGAGCTCGTAAAGTCCCAGCAATCCGGACAACGCAGGGGCACACTGTTTCAAATCCTGGATAAGACAATGACGCCAATGGGCGGGAGGCTTCTCAGACACTGGATTCTAAATCCTCTTATGGACTGTAATGAGATCATAAAAAGGCAGGATGCCATCGAAGAGATAAAAAACAATTTTACGTTGAGATACAAACTGCGTGAGCTTTTGTCAAATATAAATGACATGGAACGTACAATCAGCAGGATTACGCTAAAGGCTGCCAATGCAAGGGACCTCGCATCCCTTAATCAGTGCCTTGGGATCATACCTGAGCTGAAAGGACTCCTTTCCGGTTGTTCAGACCAATTTATAAGTAATGCAATCAATATGACAGACGAAGTCGGGGAATTAAAGAAGCTTATATCCGACGCCATCTCAGACTCCCCTCCCCTCTCAATAACTGACGGAGGTATTATAAGAGATGGCTTTAACCATGACCTCGACAGACTCAGGGGGATAAGCCGTGAGGGGAAAGGATGGATCGCAAGGCTTGAGGCAAAGGAACGTCAGAGGACCGGCATAGATTCCATGAAGATCCGCTACAACCGGGTCTTCGGTTATTACATAGAAGTGACAAAGACTAAACTGCAGGGTGTGCCTCAGGACTATATTAGAAAGCAGACACTGGCAGGCGCTGAACGCTACATCACCCCTGAGCTTAAAGAATATGAAGAAACCGTGCTTGGTGCGGATGAAAAGACAAAGAGGCTTGAACAACAATTATTTGAAGAGGTAAGGGAGGCAGCAGCCCGGGATGCCAGCCGGATACAGAAGTGCGCCAGGGGGATAGCCGGGATAGACGTAATTGCAGCACTGGCAGAGGCAGCCCATACTTATCATTACGTCCGGCCCGTGATAAACCACGGACTTTCCATAAAG contains:
- a CDS encoding NAD(P)H-hydrate dehydratase is translated as MYIATAQEMNNIDRRTRDEYGIPTLLLMENAASAITHIAEQTLGTVKGKRISVICGKGNNGGDGLASARQLHNMGAEVSIYLISDAAAFTAEPAANLQIALKMGVEVNEKGKYEIRRFRSALNHSHLIIDAIIGTGLSSTVKDEYKEVIELINASGRPVVSADIPTGVNSDTGEIMGAAVRAAATVTFAIPKRGHYLHPGCVNAGTLHIADISIPAQAIEKESILLRLLTEKEMSALVPLRYADSHKGSNGHALVIAGSIGKGGAAAMTALSCMRTGAGLLTLAVPESVQPIIAGKLTEVMTHPLSETSEHTIAASSTGEIIALAGDKDAVAIGPGLTTNKETVSIVKKLVREVTAPLVIDADAINALADSPGLLRDRRSATILTPHPGEMGRLTGKSASEIQTDRIGAASGFATEYGVCLVLKGANTVIAEPSGLVHISPTGNPGMATGGTGDALTGIITGLIAQGLTPADAARLGVYIHGLAGDLAAKEKGMIGMIAGDLIERIPAAIRQVADRR
- a CDS encoding CBS domain-containing protein, translating into MATAKDIMTREVITVTTDVTIEGLARIFTRHDISGAAVVDKEGQLIGIVTENDLIKMEQKLHIPTVINIFDAVIYLGSSKKFEEDIKRMAATKVEDIFRRDVVTITESSTIEEIATIMSEKNIHHLPVVKKGKLVGIVGKKDIVKAIAKR
- the tsaE gene encoding tRNA (adenosine(37)-N6)-threonylcarbamoyltransferase complex ATPase subunit type 1 TsaE, which encodes MLLRQSQNVKETIAIGERLGRLLSPGDVICLTGELGAGKTCFVKGIAEGLGIKGKAITSPTFIIINEYKGKVPLWHIDLYRIGVVEDLRDIGMEEIVYGNGVTAIEWAERIKDRLPEERMDITLKWVDEETRSIKIEAFGQHHKEVLKKLSKVTEI
- a CDS encoding uracil-DNA glycosylase, producing the protein METEIPLSPPFSKGEINAHVSVNLPPLVKGGQGGFERRYSYVKPGHKPEQLQALRDKIGDCKRCKLWSSRTNIVFGTGNPDTSLMFVGEGPGQEEDRQGEPFVGRAGELLTRMITAMGLKRDDVYIANVIKCRPPGNRNPEPDEIAACRPFLNEQIEIIRPDIICALGAFAAHTLLDTATRISDLRGKVHDKGGHKIVATFHPAYLLRNPNEKGRAWQDLQIVMRELGLERNM
- a CDS encoding HIT domain-containing protein, with product MKQIWAPWRLTYILEGNREECIFCAKPKEEKDRDNLILFRGRHSFVIMNLYPYGNGHLMVVPYEHARELNGLSEDTLLDLMLLTRKSEGILRNVFQAQGFNIGINLGKAAGAGIDEHLHIHIVPRWAGDTNFMPVLADIKIIPQHIFATYDLLMPFFREQG
- a CDS encoding LapA family protein, producing the protein MLRLIFALIIVIIFAIMAITNTELVQINYILGSTSPLPLYLVLIISFLASGCLYTLILLPSWIHDKMEIRRLRRRLKDLEETRG
- the mutS gene encoding DNA mismatch repair protein MutS — translated: MTNQDHLTPLLRQYQSIKQQHTDAILFFRMGDFYEMFFDDAVTASKILEIALTTRDKRNENPIPMCGIPYHSVDSYLPKLIKAGHRVAICEQVEDPATAKGIVRREVIRVVSPGTVLDGNLLDSKENNYIASVYPGKDISGLAFVDISTGDFHVAEIRAPFTFDDELSRISPKELIIPQGVDSSLFPNTSQLQTLCINTCPQEMFESGRALSIFDEHTRWKQTGMEDIDASSPVINAAGGLLGYLAETQKTSLRNINSVNVWKRDRHMIVDEHVQRTLELVKSQQSGQRRGTLFQILDKTMTPMGGRLLRHWILNPLMDCNEIIKRQDAIEEIKNNFTLRYKLRELLSNINDMERTISRITLKAANARDLASLNQCLGIIPELKGLLSGCSDQFISNAINMTDEVGELKKLISDAISDSPPLSITDGGIIRDGFNHDLDRLRGISREGKGWIARLEAKERQRTGIDSMKIRYNRVFGYYIEVTKTKLQGVPQDYIRKQTLAGAERYITPELKEYEETVLGADEKTKRLEQQLFEEVREAAARDASRIQKCARGIAGIDVIAALAEAAHTYHYVRPVINHGLSIKIKEGRHPVIEQMGYGGRFVPNDIELDCEKNRLMILTGPNMAGKSTYMRQTAIIVLMAQAGSFVPAEDARIGVVDRIFTRIGASDNISEGRSTFMVEMEETANILRNATHRSLILLDEIGRGTSTFDGISIAWAAAEFINRRLKAKTLFATHYHELTELALTTEGIFNSHMSVREWNDEVIFLRKVMPGMADKSYGIQVARLAGIPMEVINRSKEVLANLEKEELDDSGMPKLAHSEVNRGRRPAQTDIFSSHETHPVLTELKDLDIMNMTPLEALSKLEELRGKVEGRRWKVEGQR